The genome window TATGGAGTTTGGATTGGTTAATTTGGCTTTGAAGGTGTTTGATGAAATGCTAGAGAAGAATTTTGTGTCTTATAACATGGTTCTGGCTAGGTTCTATCGAAACGAGCAAGGTTTTGAGGTGATGAGGTTGTTTGTAAGAATAGTGGATGAGGGTTTGGAATTGACAAATTTTAGTTTGACTAGTGTTGTTGATGCTTGTGGATTGCTTGGTGATTACAAGGTCAACAAGCAGGTTCATGGGTTTGCGGTGAAGTTTGGGTTTGGATCGAATGGTTATGTTGAGGCTGCGTTGCTTGACATGTACACGAGGTGTGGGAGGATGGTGGATGCTGAGAAGATATTTTTGAGATGGGTGTTGGAGGAGTTTAGCTTTGTGGTTTGGACGACAATGATATGTGGCTATGCTCGGAATGGACAATCGGAGGAGGTGATTTATCTTTTCCACGTTGGTCGATCGGATGGAAAGGTGATTATGGATGAAGTTGCAACAGCTTCAATGCTTGGTCTTTGTGGAACTATTGGTCATCTTGATATGGGTAAGCAAATCCATTGCCATGTGATATAGTTACGCGTCGCCAAGTTATCTTAGATTAATGGATTTGGTTCAATAATTGAGTTGCGTAATTTGACGGTAAGATGTCATTTGCTGTGATTATACTTCTGTGTGATATTCATTAAGTTGTAATTATACTTTTGTGTGATATTCAATTAAGTGAAAAGCATCTATGATAGTTTTTGCATGGAAAAATGAATACATAAACTACCTTATCTCCTTTATATGTAAGatatataagtatttaatttttaggcaTTTTATTGGTTGTTCTTTAGTTTCTTAGACCTACAAGTATGCTAAATTCAAGGGAAAACACAGAAGAAGAATACTATTCTGGAAACAGGAGGGGGAGGACTAGAGAGGCTAGCAAAACAACAATAGGGACTCaggcatttatatatatatatatatatatatatatatatatatatatatatatatatatatatatatatatcaatcctTTTGGTTCAACCAGCTATACAAGGAAATGCAACGTGTCAAGAGGATGCAACTTGGTCCAATTTTTGGATTTGCTACGTGGGGAAAATCCTAGCCGCGTGGATTTATTGATAATAAAGGTTTGCGTGATTAAATgtgtattgtttttaatttattctttcgTTCTTAG of Glycine soja cultivar W05 chromosome 1, ASM419377v2, whole genome shotgun sequence contains these proteins:
- the LOC114423233 gene encoding pentatricopeptide repeat-containing protein At5g03800-like; translation: MPLHSKRSTLTPPLSPTPLSLSTLSTPLSTPRLNSSTKYHARLFEGMPVRDVITWTEMVTTYMEFGLVNLALKVFDEMLEKNFVSYNMVLARFYRNEQGFEVMRLFVRIVDEGLELTNFSLTSVVDACGLLGDYKVNKQVHGFAVKFGFGSNGYVEAALLDMYTRCGRMVDAEKIFLRWVLEEFSFVVWTTMICGYARNGQSEEVIYLFHVGRSDGKVIMDEVATASMLGLCGTIGHLDMGKQIHCHVI